ACCCCCTGATTAAACTTCAGAGATTTCCTCATTTTGTGAACAGTCAAATCAGTTTAAAGTTCCGTCTGATAATAATCTGTTATATTGCATGTACTGTTCCTGATTTACAATTGTTGGCGCTGAACCTTCCGGTTTCCTCTCCAGCTAGGATTTGTTTCTCGtgatgtcttttttttctcttcaactTCTATATTTCACTAATGAGGTCTGACGCAGGTTAGAAATTTGTTTCGAAGCTGATCTAGCCTATATTTGTTGATGCTGACGAGTAGCTATATCAGCTGACCCAACTGTTTGGTTATAAGGTTGCGTCTATTTTTAACCGGCTTCCTCAGTGATACCTTCTGTGTTATGGAGATACAACAGAACATGCGCACCTAAGATTAACATCATTATGAATACTATTTGTTTACCATAGCGTGTATCGAGGCTATAAATATATGTACTCGAAGGTAGAAAGAAATGTTTCTACGTAGATGGGTGACGTCAGAGGCTTACTTATCAATATGTGTTCTACTGCTTGCTGTACATTTCGTTCTGATTCTTCAATCTGTAAAAACAACGTCGTCAAGGCAACTATGCCTTCCAGCCCTTCCCGTGTTCATCCTCTTCCCTCGTCTGATAAGAGATCGTGTGGCAGGCAATGAGAGCTGGATTCACGCTCCACCTGTCGACGCGTTAGGAGTTGCTCCGGAAATGGCAGAATTGACAGACCAGAGCGACGTCTTTCTATCGATGGTTCAAGATATTGCCACCGAGCTAGATCTTCACCAGGTAAGCGCATTAACTCATAGATCATCTTCTCCTTTTTCCGACGCGACAGACAAATATTTTAATCGCCGTATTTCCCAGTTATGCCACAAGATTTTAGCCAACGTTGGCCGATTAACGGCAGCTGACCGAGGGTCTCTCTTCCTTGTGGAATCCGTCAACGGAGATCATTTTAGCGAGGAAGATTTGGGAACGCCTTATCTTGTTCCAAAACTCTTCGATGTCACCGTCGATTCGGGTATGTCTTTTTACAAATAAAGCTACGTGTAGTCGTGACTTAGTTCCGCTAGTCTGGGTGTCGAAATCGAGTGTGGGTGTGCCAGATGGAGTATTTCTTGCTTCCGTcattgaaattgattttttctcCCGTTGAAACAGCGTATTCTTCTTCCCTATTTTAAAGAATATACAAATATATAGCTGTATATGCAGGCAGGCAAACTGCTATGGAAGTCCCTTTTAGTAAAAATGCTGGAAGGGACTCCTCCTTTGAAAACGGGCAGGTCTTGCAATCAAATCAAGTccttacaaaaaataaaaataaataaacataaTAGTAGATCTAAGGAGATGGAAATTGGTTCCAAAACTCGATAACCAATCTTATTAATGGTTTTCAATGACAGATTTCGATGATACTTTGCTGAAGGCAGCCCTTGAAGCGCAACCTATACCGCTAGGAAGCGGAATAGCCGGCCATGTAGCCCTCACCAAATCAGGACTGCGGATTGTAGACGCCTATCgagtaagtaaaaaaaattgattatgCGGTTTTGgttgtttcttgttaaacAACCTTGGGTTAGATGGGCTACAGAATACTCACAAGAGATTTATAGGGATCTTACCCGAGAGGGTTTAGTGTGTGTGTTAAGAGTTATCCAGTACTGATTGAGGAAATCGATTGCATGCTGTCGTGTCTCTTTCCTCTTTGAATTTACCTCGGATTGACGGGACATCACAGGACGAACGTTTCCTTTCCGAAGTAGACAAGCGAACCGGTTACGTCACACACAGCATCCTCTGTCTTCCTATACTTGATCGCCAGGGTGGTGTTGTCGGTGTAGCGCAAATGGTTAATAAGAAAGGGACTCTCGACGGATTCACATCATCGGATGAAGAGGTAGTAATCAGTTCGTCTTTCATCttgcaattaaaaaataaaaattaaaaggtaAACAAAATCTCTTTGAAGTAATCGTATGCTCAAGTTGTTCACATGTACGGCTGTGGTTGAAAACATTCCTGTCTTGCTATCGATCTCCCCCCATTTGTTATATTTGGCTGGCATACATGGCAAGAATCAgatttcatcttttgtgtgGGTATCAAAGATCTTTAGACGTTACCTCTGTTTTGCCGGGATTGGGATTCAGAACGCCCGGCTCTTTTTACGCGTACAAAATGAGAAGCAACGGaatcaggtaaaaaaaactGAACAACCCCGCAAATCTGTATAGCTACCCAACTTTTCTTCCTGATCGTAGTATGTTCTACCCAACTTTGTCTGAAAACTGTATGTGTGGTTCGCGCTGAATGATATAGGTGCTCCTCGGCTTGGCGCAATCCATCTTCCAGGAACAAACGTCTTTGAAAAAGTTGGTCGAACTTATGATGGCAAATGCACGCAACTATCTTCACTGTCGACGCATAGTTATTTACGTCTTTTCACCATCAGAAGCTAGCGTAAGCTCAGAAGTTTGCTCTAGTATCCCAACACAAGTCCTTTGGTTCCTTTCTTTTCACATAAAGTTTTACGTTCCCTTTCTTCTGATTCGTTTGGGATGATAGCATGGTCAAGAAATGGACATTACGTCCGGATTCGAGTACATCAATGATGGAAGTGCTTCCAGCCAGATGAGCAGCAGCCAACGGTGTGAAATAAACTTGCTTTCTAGCGCTCAACTTCAAGAATCGCCGTTCACTGCCCTGGCACGTTTTGTGGCCGAGAAACGCCAAGTCGGCAATAAATAACGCTTAGTATTATCTTATTTAAATCTAACAATGAATTCGCAATTCGTTCCAGGTGATACGCATTAATGAAATAAGTGACTATAGTGATTGTTGCCCCGAACTTGCTAAATTACTGAGGGGCGTCGCCGCACCCATCAACCAGTTTTTGTCGCTTCCCATCTACAATGCGCAATCAGCCGTTGTGGGTGTAGTACAACTCCTCAACAAGGTACGTAATCAGACCATACAATTTTCGAATCAGAACGAACAGCGTCTTTATCCTTTGATTGCGTGCTCGATTGCTTACTCAAGGTGGATGGCAAATCATTTACGTCATCGGATAAGTTGGCCGTTGAATCGTTCGCTCTCTTTTGCGGAATGGCAATCCATAATACGCAAACGTACGAAAAAGTTTCTAAACTatcagcaaaacaaaaagtggccATCGAGTGCCTGTCTTACCATTCACGTGCTAATGAAGAAGATGTTGAACAGCTAGAAAATGATGTCGTTCCCTCGACCGAGTACTACAATCTCACAAAGtactttttctttggtttaCTTCGATGCGTTTCCACTGATGagtgttgttcttttttacAGCTACGATTTCATCGATTTTGAATTATCGGACCTAGATACTTGCAAAGCAGTGTTACGCATGTTTATCCACTGTGACCTCATCAATACGTTCCATATACCTTACAAGGTCAGCACGTTCGCGTTGATCGATAATATCCAcgtttaaagaaatgattttcGTTTTGGATGCAGGTGCTTTGTCGTTGGATCCTGAGCGTGAAGAAAAATTATCGACCTGTCAAGTATCACAATTGGCGTCACGCGTTGAATGTCGCCCAGACGATGTTTTCGCTTCTCAGAACagggaaaatggagcagttcATGACTGATCTCGATGCAAGTGGAaacgttttcttctttgcgtCGCTCTCGTGTACGCATGATGACAAATTTATTGACTGTTTGGCTAGGGTAGATTTTGAGTTTGCTGGTTGCCTGTTTATGCCACGATTTGGATCACCGTGGAACCAATAATGCTTTCCAGGTAATAAGACACCTTTCGTCGTTCACAAAAGACAACATTTCTCGTATCGATTGGTTAAAATTGAATGGGTTTACTTTGTTTACCTTGGAAGTCGAAAGTGATGTCTCCGTTAGCTATTCTCTACTCAACTTCTACTATGGAACACCATCATTTAGATCAGTGTATCATGATTCTTAGCGAGGATTCCAATAATATCCTACAAGTACgttcaaaaattaattattgaCAGTATTCTCAATGATACCTATTCGTTTGCTAATGATCGTTTAAATCAGTCGCTCTCACCTGTGCAGTACAGGACAGCCATGCACCTGATTGAGCATGCCATCCTTTCAACCGATTTGGCTGTTTACTTCCgtaaaaaaaatcgtttcaTCGACATGgtggaaaacggagaattcAATTGGCAGGATCCTGACCAGAAATTGTGTACGTTCAAATTACAAATTAGATCAATCAAATTTTCATGAGTTGTTCGGATTCAAGTACTGTGTGGGATGATGATGACTGGTTGTGACGTGAGTGCCATTGCTAAGCCGTGGTCCGTTCAACATCGAGTAGCTAAACTAGTTGCGGAAGAGTTTTTCGAGCAGGGTGACATGGAGAAATTGCAGCTCAATGAGACGCCCATTGTACGTGTTGTTCTTTTAGATGTTTCTTGTTGATTGTCTAAACGTACTAAGTTTGGTTTTGCCGTCGTCACAGGCAATGATGGACCGAGACGAGAAAGACAACCTGCCGAAAATGCAAATTGGGTTTATAGATTCGATTTGTTTGCCTCTTTACAGAGTAAATACTTGCTGGGATTTGTTAAAGAATTCCCTGAAATACTTAACCTTTCTAATTTTGGGGGGAAAAGGCGCTATCGGAATCATTCCCTTGGGTCAAACCTATCTATGAGACGTGTTTGAACAACCGCGAGCAATGGAAGAAACTTTCTGATTTGGTGGACATGGGGTTGACGTGGATCGATCACCCTTTTATTGACAAGCCTGTAGAACATATAATAGGTAAGTTTCTCCGTTTTATTTGTGGTGTGCCTAATAAAAACATTACTAACTTACTTACGCAGGAAGCAAAGAACAGGAGAAAATACCTCTAATTGTGACGGATTTGAGCGCATCGAATCAACTGGTAATTGCAATTGATACGTATAATTCAATGACACACTCAAATTAGGAGAAACGCCAACAAGTTCACGAAGATCTGCACTTACCAACTTTTTTTCTCTGCCTTTCATTTgttcccattttttaaatttcaggTGGGAAAAAGTAGCGACCGATATGACAAAGAAAATCTAAAGCTGCATCCCAAATCAATATTGAAATCAccaaaaataacaacaacaaaatctatACTTAAGTTACCAAAAGTCATGAGTACCTCTGATTCGGCTCCCGTTAGTCCTCACCAAGAAGCCTCCAAACATCTGGTCAGGATGCGATCCATGAGCCTCAATAGTCCGACGGAATTGGTCGATATCAAACCTTTGCGTCCGAGTCGCGATTACAGTAGTAAACTGTGCAGCATTTCTTGATACCGTTTagcatatttttcttttctttttgctattcaccttaaagcaaaatttttaatgcCCCTTTCGTTGAGAACTGTCTTTTTCTGTAATAACATTATGGATTAACACGTGCAGTTGATATTACAAACAAACATTCGCAATCCTATAGCAATTAATGAAACGCGACCTTTAATAGCAGAACAAAAATACTTCTCAGTTTGATGCGCACATCGGTAAACTTCACTGCACTACTATGTTACGGTGACTGACTGGGAGAAGATGAAGATCGTCCAATTCCTTTAGCATATGAAGACGCTGACAAACTCGCAAAGCTACTGTACGTTTGGCTAACCGTTTTGTTGGCATTGGCTCACCAACGATTTCTTCTTGCAAAGGGGAGCTCTTTGGTAGCAGGAGTTGACACTGATACAAGCCATAGGAAACTGTAGCCACCTGATTAGGAGGAGGTTTCGGAATTGGCAACCGTTTCACTAGTTCCTTTATCCTCTGGAGTAACAAAGGATCAATTAGGTTTTCATCCACTTCTTTGATATTCCATGTGGGAACCAATACTGAAGGTCCATGTGACACCAGTTGGCTACAGTATCTGCATGACgacgaaatttttttagacATTTTCTGAGATTTCTAGAGGGCAAAGGAGTTCGTTATGATACCTGTTAATAAGTGAAATGCTACTCTGTAAGGTGACTCGTGGCCCTTCTTCGCCGAATGGTTGATAGGGTTTGATAATCTGACCAAACATATTGTCTAGAATAGCGTCTTTATCTTCCTCAATGTTGCTTGTGGCTACTAGCTGTTGTTCAATGGAGTGGAATTGGGCCAAATCTTCTAGAAGCTTTTCAGTATCACTGCGACTCACCAAAATACAATAGAAAGCTCTCACAGATCTGGCCCGGCCTGTTTTCTCGATGTGATTAGAATTGATATCAATGTTTGAAATCTTAAAATTGTTGTGCTAAAGTTATACCTTTGGTTTGGACGTAGTCGCAATAAGTTCGAAATTTGTCAAAACGAATAATCAAATTACATTCGGGGATATCAATGCCTTCTTCCAGGACACTTGTAGCCACCACCAAGT
This sequence is a window from Daphnia magna isolate NIES linkage group LG7, ASM2063170v1.1, whole genome shotgun sequence. Protein-coding genes within it:
- the LOC116926290 gene encoding cGMP-specific 3',5'-cyclic phosphodiesterase; protein product: MFLRRWVTSEAYLSICVLLLAVHFVLILQSVKTTSSRQLCLPALPVFILFPRLIRDRVAGNESWIHAPPVDALGVAPEMAELTDQSDVFLSMVQDIATELDLHQLCHKILANVGRLTAADRGSLFLVESVNGDHFSEEDLGTPYLVPKLFDVTVDSDFDDTLLKAALEAQPIPLGSGIAGHVALTKSGLRIVDAYRDERFLSEVDKRTGYVTHSILCLPILDRQGGVVGVAQMVNKKGTLDGFTSSDEEIFRRYLCFAGIGIQNARLFLRVQNEKQRNQVLLGLAQSIFQEQTSLKKLVELMMANARNYLHCRRIVIYVFSPSEASHGQEMDITSGFEYINDGSASSQMSSSQRCEINLLSSAQLQESPFTALARFVAEKRQVIRINEISDYSDCCPELAKLLRGVAAPINQFLSLPIYNAQSAVVGVVQLLNKVDGKSFTSSDKLAVESFALFCGMAIHNTQTYEKVSKLSAKQKVAIECLSYHSRANEEDVEQLENDVVPSTEYYNLTNYDFIDFELSDLDTCKAVLRMFIHCDLINTFHIPYKVLCRWILSVKKNYRPVKYHNWRHALNVAQTMFSLLRTGKMEQFMTDLDILSLLVACLCHDLDHRGTNNAFQSKVMSPLAILYSTSTMEHHHLDQCIMILSEDSNNILQSLSPVQYRTAMHLIEHAILSTDLAVYFRKKNRFIDMVENGEFNWQDPDQKLLLCGMMMTGCDVSAIAKPWSVQHRVAKLVAEEFFEQGDMEKLQLNETPIAMMDRDEKDNLPKMQIGFIDSICLPLYRALSESFPWVKPIYETCLNNREQWKKLSDLVDMGLTWIDHPFIDKPVEHIIGSKEQEKIPLIVTDLSASNQLVGKSSDRYDKENLKLHPKSILKSPKITTTKSILKLPKVMSTSDSAPVSPHQEASKHLVRMRSMSLNSPTELVDIKPLRPSRDYSSKLCSIS